One region of Longimicrobium sp. genomic DNA includes:
- a CDS encoding dihydroorotase, with product MLIRGGRVVDPSQGMDAVLDVLLAEGRVARVGERIDAPEGAETVDATGLIVAPGLIDVHVHLREPGQEHKETIRSGARAAAAGGFTAVVAMPNTDPPIDSPAAVGFVRAAGMRADGARVYPSGCITMGQAGEQLTEFGELIGAGAVCVTDDGRPVSSAGMMRMALEYAQTFDLPVAVHAEELTLSRGGSMNEGIIATRLGLTGIPNASEDVMIARDLMLAELTGGRLHIQHIATRGGVELIRAAKERGVRVTAEGSPHHFTLTDEAVDSYRTNAKMNPPLRSEADRDAVRQGVRDGTLDVIATDHAPHHYDEKEQAFEDAPNGIVGLETALGLAFTELVETGLIDLPTLIERMSCQPARALSLPGGTLRDGSPADVTIFDPRVEWTVDPESFLSKSRNTPFAGRVLRCRAVRTVVGGATVWSA from the coding sequence ATGCTGATTCGCGGCGGGCGCGTGGTGGACCCGTCGCAGGGGATGGACGCGGTGCTGGACGTGCTGCTGGCCGAAGGCCGCGTGGCGCGGGTTGGCGAGCGGATCGATGCTCCCGAGGGCGCGGAGACGGTCGATGCCACGGGTCTGATCGTGGCGCCGGGGCTGATCGACGTGCACGTGCACCTGCGGGAGCCGGGGCAGGAGCACAAGGAGACGATCCGAAGCGGGGCGCGCGCGGCGGCGGCGGGGGGCTTCACCGCCGTGGTCGCCATGCCCAACACCGATCCGCCCATCGACTCGCCGGCCGCGGTCGGCTTCGTGCGCGCGGCGGGGATGCGGGCGGACGGCGCGCGCGTCTACCCCAGCGGGTGCATCACGATGGGCCAGGCGGGGGAGCAGCTCACCGAGTTCGGCGAGCTGATCGGCGCGGGGGCGGTGTGCGTCACCGATGACGGGCGCCCGGTGAGCAGCGCGGGGATGATGCGGATGGCGCTGGAGTACGCGCAGACCTTCGACCTCCCCGTCGCGGTACACGCGGAGGAGCTGACGCTCTCGCGCGGCGGGTCCATGAACGAGGGAATCATCGCCACGCGGCTGGGGCTCACGGGCATCCCCAACGCGAGCGAGGACGTGATGATCGCGCGCGACCTGATGCTGGCGGAGCTCACGGGCGGGCGCCTGCACATCCAGCACATCGCCACGCGCGGCGGGGTGGAGCTGATCCGGGCGGCAAAGGAGCGCGGGGTGCGCGTGACGGCCGAGGGGTCGCCGCACCACTTCACGCTGACCGACGAGGCGGTCGATTCGTACCGCACCAACGCCAAGATGAACCCGCCCCTCCGCTCCGAGGCCGACCGCGACGCCGTGCGCCAGGGCGTGCGCGACGGCACCCTCGACGTGATCGCCACCGACCACGCGCCGCACCATTACGACGAAAAGGAGCAGGCCTTCGAGGACGCTCCCAACGGCATCGTCGGGCTGGAGACGGCGCTGGGGCTCGCCTTCACCGAGCTGGTGGAGACGGGGCTGATCGACCTGCCGACGCTGATCGAGCGGATGAGCTGCCAGCCGGCGCGCGCCCTCTCGCTGCCCGGCGGCACGCTGCGCGACGGGAGCCCGGCGGACGTGACGATCTTCGACCCGCGCGTGGAGTGGACGGTGGACCCGGAGAGCTTCCTGTCGAAGAGCCGCAACACCCCCTTCGCCGGCCGCGTCCTCCGCTGCCGCGCGGTGCGGACGGTCGTGGGCGGCGCAACCGTGTGGAGCGCGTGA
- a CDS encoding aspartate carbamoyltransferase catalytic subunit has translation MAHAHAPYLGKDLLGLEELSREQITALLDTAEAFKEISNRPIKKVPVLRGKTIVNAFFENSTRTRISFEFAQKRLSADTVNISSTGSSVAKGETLVDTARNLEAMNIDMVVIRHGASGSAKFLAERIKSNVINAGDGKHEHPTQGLLDLLTIRDHRGPLEGLRVCICGDVLHSRVARSNIHGLRKMGAEVGVCGPKTLLPADVQTLGVTVFRRIEEAIEWADVLNVLRLQLERMTGGFIPSLREYNRVFGVTRERVERAPREILILHPGPMNRGVEIDSDVADGPQSVILQQVTNGVAVRMAVLYLLSGGAPERAEAAKTGGEA, from the coding sequence ATGGCGCACGCCCACGCTCCATACCTGGGCAAGGACCTGCTGGGGCTGGAAGAGCTGAGCCGCGAGCAGATCACCGCGCTCCTCGACACGGCGGAGGCGTTCAAGGAGATCAGCAACCGGCCCATCAAAAAGGTGCCGGTGCTGCGCGGCAAGACCATCGTCAACGCCTTCTTCGAGAACTCCACCCGCACGCGCATCTCCTTCGAGTTCGCCCAGAAGCGTCTCTCGGCCGACACGGTGAACATCTCCAGCACCGGCTCCTCGGTGGCCAAGGGCGAGACGCTGGTGGACACGGCGCGCAACCTGGAGGCGATGAACATTGACATGGTCGTCATCCGCCACGGCGCCAGCGGGTCGGCGAAGTTCCTGGCGGAGCGCATCAAGTCGAACGTCATCAACGCCGGCGACGGCAAGCACGAGCACCCCACGCAGGGGTTGCTGGACCTCCTCACCATCCGCGACCACCGGGGTCCGCTGGAGGGGCTCCGCGTGTGCATCTGCGGCGACGTGCTGCACTCGCGCGTGGCCCGCTCCAACATCCACGGCCTGCGGAAGATGGGCGCCGAGGTGGGCGTGTGCGGCCCCAAGACCCTCCTCCCCGCCGACGTGCAGACGCTGGGCGTCACCGTCTTCCGGCGCATCGAGGAGGCGATCGAGTGGGCGGACGTCCTCAACGTGCTGCGGCTGCAGCTGGAGCGGATGACGGGCGGCTTCATCCCCAGCCTTCGCGAGTACAACCGTGTGTTCGGCGTCACGCGCGAGCGGGTGGAGCGTGCCCCGCGCGAGATCCTCATCCTGCACCCCGGCCCCATGAACCGCGGCGTGGAGATCGACAGTGACGTGGCGGACGGGCCGCAGTCGGTGATCCTGCAGCAGGTGACCAACGGCGTGGCCGTGCGCATGGCCGTCCTCTACCTGCTCTCCGGCGGCGCGCCGGAACGGGCCGAGGCGGCGAAGACGGGAGGCGAGGCGTGA
- the pyrR gene encoding bifunctional pyr operon transcriptional regulator/uracil phosphoribosyltransferase PyrR, protein MTEPQRRSLMDTHATERALSRMAGEVVRLAGGAETLILVGIHRRGVQLAERMAAEIRATGATVATGTLDITLYRDDLMTVGPRPVVGPTKLPTLGIDGRIVAIVDDVLYTGRTVRAALDELADFGRPRRTLLAVLVDRGGRELPIQPDVVGFTAEVPEGGRVEVLVPEIDGSLGVELVEA, encoded by the coding sequence ATGACCGAACCGCAGCGGCGCAGCCTGATGGACACGCACGCCACCGAGCGGGCGCTGTCGCGGATGGCGGGCGAGGTGGTGCGGCTCGCGGGCGGGGCCGAGACGCTGATCCTCGTGGGCATTCACCGGCGAGGCGTGCAGCTCGCCGAGAGGATGGCCGCCGAGATCCGCGCGACCGGCGCGACGGTCGCCACCGGGACGCTGGACATCACCCTCTACCGCGACGACCTGATGACCGTCGGCCCGCGTCCTGTGGTGGGACCCACGAAGCTGCCGACGCTGGGGATCGACGGGCGCATCGTGGCCATCGTGGACGACGTGCTGTACACGGGGCGCACGGTGAGGGCAGCGCTGGACGAGCTGGCGGACTTCGGACGGCCGCGGAGGACGCTGCTGGCCGTGCTGGTGGACCGCGGCGGGCGCGAGCTCCCCATCCAGCCGGATGTGGTGGGGTTCACGGCCGAGGTGCCGGAGGGCGGGCGCGTGGAGGTGCTGGTGCCGGAGATCGACGGGAGCCTGGGCGTAGAGCTGGTGGAGGCCTGA
- the tadA gene encoding tRNA adenosine(34) deaminase TadA translates to MTDTHDDERWMRIALEEAAVAEALGEVPVGAVIVRGGEVVALGHNLTHTDQDPSAHAEMVAIRRAAQATGHWRLLDCTLYVTLEPCAMCSGAIVLARIPRLVYAAPDPKAGMCGSLENLVQYPRLNHRVQLTAGVLAQEAGDVLRAFFRARRRS, encoded by the coding sequence ATGACGGACACGCACGACGACGAACGGTGGATGCGCATCGCGCTGGAGGAGGCCGCGGTTGCGGAGGCGCTGGGGGAGGTGCCGGTGGGCGCGGTGATCGTGCGCGGCGGTGAGGTGGTGGCGCTCGGGCACAACCTCACGCACACCGACCAGGACCCCAGCGCCCACGCCGAGATGGTCGCCATCCGCCGCGCGGCGCAGGCGACAGGGCACTGGCGGCTCCTCGACTGCACGCTGTACGTCACGCTGGAGCCGTGCGCCATGTGCTCGGGCGCCATCGTCCTCGCGCGCATCCCACGCCTCGTCTACGCCGCGCCCGATCCCAAGGCCGGGATGTGCGGCTCGCTCGAGAACCTCGTCCAGTACCCCCGCCTCAACCATCGCGTCCAGCTCACCGCCGGAGTCCTCGCGCAGGAAGCCGGGGACGTCCTGCGGGCGTTCTTTCGAGCACGGCGCCGCTCCTAA
- the lexA gene encoding transcriptional repressor LexA — protein MPEPLNKIERRILNYLVDYLKDNTYQPSIREIGKRFSIKSTKTVSEHLQSLADKGHIERDASRSRGVKILGMNLAPGVISVPFYGKIAAGKPALMREDVSERMEIDRKLVASADAFGLEIKGDSMEGMGILHGDMVLVEPVDASEIKDGEIVAARLGGESTVKRYFARDGQVVLEAANTDYAPILVHDYDDFEVLGRVTGLVRRFTQEQTAAIAT, from the coding sequence ATGCCTGAGCCGCTGAACAAGATCGAGCGCCGCATTCTGAACTACCTCGTGGACTACCTCAAGGACAACACGTACCAGCCGAGCATCCGCGAGATCGGCAAGCGGTTCTCCATCAAGTCCACCAAGACCGTCTCCGAGCACCTCCAGTCGCTGGCCGACAAGGGCCACATCGAGCGCGACGCATCGCGCTCGCGCGGCGTCAAGATCCTGGGGATGAACCTGGCCCCGGGCGTCATCTCGGTGCCCTTCTACGGCAAGATCGCCGCGGGGAAGCCGGCGCTGATGCGCGAGGACGTCAGCGAGCGCATGGAGATCGACCGCAAGCTGGTCGCCTCGGCTGACGCCTTCGGGCTGGAGATCAAGGGCGACAGCATGGAGGGGATGGGCATCCTGCACGGCGACATGGTGCTGGTGGAGCCGGTGGACGCGTCGGAGATCAAGGACGGCGAGATCGTGGCCGCGCGGCTGGGCGGCGAGTCCACGGTGAAGCGCTACTTCGCCCGCGACGGCCAGGTGGTGCTCGAGGCCGCCAACACGGACTACGCGCCGATCCTGGTGCACGACTACGACGACTTCGAAGTGCTGGGCCGCGTGACGGGCCTCGTCCGCCGCTTCACGCAGGAGCAGACCGCGGCGATCGCCACCTGA
- the gltX gene encoding glutamate--tRNA ligase, which yields MPDPIRVRFAPSPTGYLHVGGARTALFNWLMARQSGGVFVLRIEDTDRERSTNASTETILEGMTWLGLTWDEGPFFQSEGLPRHTAEARRLLAEDSAYRCFCTPEELDAKRQAAGVEYRYDRKCRAIPRAESDAQAEAGTPFTVRFRVPEGATEWTDQVYGAIRFDNESIEDFIILRTDGTPIYNMAVVSDDIDMRITHVVRGEDHVANTPKQILLYRALGAAVPEFAHLPMILGSDGRKLSKRHGATAVGDYAKLGILPETLVNFLALLGWNPGDDRELMTVDEMTELFSVERINKKSAVFDMEKLQWMNGQYLAKKPAAELLPIVGPLLVEAGLMTADEVEERREYVVHLIDLLRVRSRSTLEIPQQARVYLADELEYDAEATAKHWKDPETSARLAVVRDALAGVDAWEPAVIEAALRGAAVTAGVGFGKVAQPLRIALTGSAASPGIDQVGVLLGRERTLARIDAARERLAVSGAQ from the coding sequence ATGCCCGACCCGATCCGCGTACGATTCGCTCCCAGCCCCACCGGCTACCTGCATGTCGGTGGGGCACGCACCGCGCTCTTCAACTGGCTGATGGCGCGGCAGAGCGGGGGCGTGTTCGTGCTGCGCATCGAAGACACGGACCGCGAGCGGAGCACCAACGCCTCCACGGAGACGATCCTGGAGGGGATGACCTGGCTGGGGCTCACCTGGGACGAGGGGCCGTTCTTCCAAAGCGAGGGCCTTCCGCGCCACACCGCCGAGGCTCGGCGCCTGCTGGCCGAGGACAGCGCGTACCGCTGCTTCTGCACGCCGGAGGAGCTGGACGCCAAGCGCCAGGCCGCTGGCGTAGAGTACCGTTACGACCGCAAGTGCCGCGCGATCCCCCGCGCGGAGAGCGACGCGCAGGCGGAGGCGGGGACGCCCTTCACCGTGCGCTTCCGCGTGCCCGAGGGCGCCACGGAGTGGACGGACCAGGTGTACGGCGCCATTCGCTTCGACAACGAGAGCATCGAGGACTTCATCATCCTGCGCACCGACGGCACGCCCATCTACAACATGGCCGTGGTGTCGGACGACATCGACATGCGCATCACCCACGTGGTGCGCGGCGAGGACCACGTCGCCAACACGCCCAAGCAGATCCTGCTGTACCGCGCGCTGGGCGCCGCGGTGCCGGAGTTCGCGCACCTGCCGATGATCCTGGGATCGGACGGCCGCAAGCTCAGCAAGCGCCACGGCGCCACCGCGGTCGGCGACTACGCGAAGCTAGGCATCCTTCCGGAGACGCTCGTCAACTTCCTCGCGCTCCTGGGCTGGAACCCGGGCGACGACCGCGAGCTGATGACGGTGGACGAGATGACGGAGCTCTTCTCGGTGGAGCGCATCAACAAGAAGAGCGCCGTGTTCGACATGGAGAAGCTCCAGTGGATGAACGGCCAGTACCTGGCCAAGAAGCCCGCCGCCGAGCTCCTCCCCATCGTCGGGCCGCTGCTGGTGGAGGCGGGGCTGATGACGGCGGACGAGGTGGAGGAGCGGCGCGAGTACGTTGTGCACCTCATCGACCTGCTCAGGGTGAGGTCGCGCTCGACGCTGGAGATCCCACAGCAGGCGCGCGTCTACCTGGCCGACGAGCTGGAGTACGACGCGGAGGCGACCGCCAAGCACTGGAAGGACCCCGAGACCTCCGCCCGCCTGGCCGTCGTCCGGGACGCGCTGGCGGGGGTGGACGCGTGGGAGCCGGCCGTCATCGAGGCCGCCCTGCGCGGCGCGGCGGTGACGGCGGGGGTGGGGTTCGGAAAGGTGGCGCAGCCGCTGCGGATCGCCCTCACGGGGAGCGCCGCCAGCCCGGGGATCGACCAGGTGGGCGTGCTCCTGGGACGCGAGCGCACGCTGGCCCGGATCGACGCCGCGCGGGAGCGTCTGGCGGTGAGCGGGGCTCAGTAG
- a CDS encoding PDZ domain-containing protein — protein MKLLLIRVCIALALALPGAACAQSRSSVEAPGRASLGFAYSSNLIDDASGALKWADYPVVRHVYGGSPAAQAGLRVGDQILRINGRDGTEPKAYHNPRIGERCTLVVQRGTQEVEISYVLTARTWPADEFTAPGQRTGGGKRR, from the coding sequence ATGAAGCTCCTCCTAATCCGAGTGTGCATCGCGCTCGCTCTGGCGCTGCCCGGCGCGGCGTGCGCGCAGAGCAGGTCAAGCGTCGAAGCGCCCGGACGCGCCAGCCTGGGCTTCGCCTACTCGTCCAACCTGATCGACGACGCGTCGGGTGCGTTGAAGTGGGCGGACTACCCCGTCGTCCGGCACGTGTACGGCGGGTCGCCCGCCGCGCAGGCGGGCCTGCGCGTGGGAGACCAGATCCTCCGCATCAACGGGCGCGACGGCACCGAGCCGAAGGCCTACCACAACCCTCGCATCGGGGAGCGGTGCACGCTCGTCGTCCAGCGGGGGACGCAGGAGGTGGAGATCTCCTACGTTCTGACGGCGCGCACCTGGCCGGCGGACGAGTTCACTGCCCCCGGCCAGCGCACCGGCGGCGGAAAGAGGCGGTGA